Genomic segment of Nostoc sp. TCL240-02:
TTAGTGCATCCGGCTGTGCAAGAGGTGTTCCCTGATTTGGTAAATTAAGGTGTGCAAGTATTAGGCGATCAGTAATCAGACTAATTTTCTTGCCTTATGCGCGGATGGGTAGGTGTACAAAATGAGAAGGAGCAAAAAATGGCTACTGCTCCATCTATATAATGCTTTCAGGCACTAGTATTTTTAAACCATCCGCGCACCCTATGGGGACTGGCTTTCAGCGATTTGCATCTTGTGCTATGACTATTTGCTGTGTTATGATTCACACATTCGCGCAACTGCACCTTGAAAACCAAATATAACAAGGCTTTCAGAAGCCAGCTATTGCAATTCATCTAAATCCCTATTAGGGATTGAAACAATCGCCTCACTTTATCAATCGGCCATTGCAGATGTTAATGCTGTATTAAGGCAATTGGTAATATCAATTTTTTAAAGCATCACCAAACTACCTTCTGCTTCTTCTTCTAGTTCATAACCATTAGCCAATTTTTCAATTGCTTGGTCAATCATTGCCAAACCTTGATCTACCTTTTCAACCAAACTTAGCTGTCCTCGAAGTTCGGCAGCACCAACGAAACCCTTAGCATACCAAGTCATGTGCTTACGGGCTTGACGCACGCCGCGATCGCCTTTATATTCCCACAAGGCTTGTAAATGATCTCTTGCACATTCCAAACGCTGAATCGGGGTAGGTGTCGGTAATATTTCCCCAGTTTTCAGGAAGTGATCGATTTCTCCAACCAAAAACGGATAACCCAAAGTCCCACGGGAACACATCACACCATCAGCACCAGTTTGTTCTAAACATTTCACCGCCGCTTCAACGGAAAAAATATCTCCATTCCCAATTACTGGGATAGAAAGCACTTCCTTTACACGAGTAATCCATTCCCAACGGGCATTGCCATTGTATCCTTGAGCGCGGGTGCGTCCGTGGACTGTGATCATTTGTGCCCCTGCATCTTCCATCCGCTTGGCAAAGTCGAGAATAGTAATTTCGTTGTCATTCCAGCCAATACGGGTTTTTACTGTCACAGGTACATCAACAGCTTTTACCACTTCCCGCACAATTGCTTCTGCTACTTCTGGTTGCCGCAACAACGAAGAACCGCCACCATTTTTAGTGATTTTATTTACCGGACAACCCATATTAATATCAATAGTATCAGCACCTTCGGCAACTGCCTTGATTGCTGCTTCTGCCAAAAAATCGGGACGGCAATCAAATAGTTGAATGCTTATTGGGCGTTCGTTGGGATCTACCTCCATAATTTTGGGTAACTGCTTAACATAATGCAATCCCGTAGCATTCACCATTTCGGTATACATCATCGAATCTGGCGCATAGCGACGCACGAGACGGCGAAACACCATATCTGTTACCCCAGATAGAGGCGACTGGAGAACCCGACTTTTTACCTCAAACGATCCAATTTTGAGGGGTTGGGAAAGTCTAGCCTGGAGAATGGGGGAGAGCGAAATCATACAAAAAATTAAAAATTATGGGAATGGGAAATAACAGGAATATTTACGGGTATCTTTGAGCAGTGCTAATTGTAGGTTAGCTATCCTGACTTGGAGGCTGTTTTTGCATTTCTTGCTGAACTTCCTCTAAACTCAAACCTAACTCTTTTGCTGTTTCTTCATAACTCAATCCTAATCTCAACAACAAAGGTATCATTCTAAACTTTTCTTTCAGCGCTCCTTCTTCCTTGCCTTCTTGATAAACTCGTGTTTGTTTCAAATCACTTAGCCAAAACATACCTTCAATCTCCTCTCGGCTCATTGTCGGAAACTTATAAACCAAAATTGTCTCTATTAATTCTAGTAACTGCCGCCGTTGTGGTTCAATGTTAATTTCTTGCTGAGTTCTGTTTATTAACCGCCTAGCAGATGTAATTGCTGTATCTTTTTCATCGACAACTAATTTCATGGTAGCAATTCCAATTGGTAGCGATGCAGTTTCACCTAATTCATTTAGATAGATGCGACTGATGCGATTGCTAGTGAAAAATTCGCTGTAATTATTGATATCTGCTGTATCTAGACTGCGATTCAGATAGATAACTACTCCTCGCCATGAATTTTTAGGTTTATTTTGACGTAAGTATAAACAAATCTCGTAAATTAGGCGCGAATAAATTTCTGTGTCGGTTTGAAACTGGACTTCAACAAAGTAAATCGGATTTTCTTCCCCTTGTGTTGGGAGAAAAACACCATCTATACGGAATGCAGTTTGCTTGATTTCAATTGAGGAGAATTTATAATCCTCTGCGGTTTGAAGTGGATTACCAATTAATTCAAAAAAGACCCCAGGAAGTTCTTGAAAAAGGCGGTAAAAAATGCTGTCAGTTTTCACACTTGATGTATTGCGGTGATTTAAACCGTTAGATTTTACCGTGAAATACTACTGATAAAAATTAGTAAACCGACTGCGGGAAGCAATCGGCTTAACAAATTCATCATTTAGTTGCAATTTAGCCGTGAGTTGCACCTTGAGGGGGACGCGAGACAACTTTTTTGGCTAAACCCAAAGTCTGCAAAACTAGGATGCTCCACCAAGTAACATCAATCTCCCACCAAGACAACCCAGATTTCGCCATGTGGGGATAAGTATGATGGTTGTTATGCCATCCTTCTCCATAAGTGACGAGGGATACCCACCAAAGATTACGAGCGCCATCGTTAGCATCAAAGGTGCGATAACCCCACAGGTGTGATGCTGAGTTTACAAACCAGGTTGAGTGCCAAAGCAAGACACATCTGAGAAACACTCCGTAGAAGACAAAAGGCCATCCTCCTAACCCATATAGGAGCAGTGCGAAGGGTATTTGCAACAGCAAGAAGTAGCGATCTAGCCAACAATAAAAGGGTTGTCTTGCTAAATCAGGGGCATATTTTTTATAGGTGTCATAGTCAAAAAATTCTGGGCGTGGGTAGAAAATCCATAATATATGACTCCACCAAAACCCTCTTTGAGCAGAGTATGGGTCTAAATTAATATCTTCCGTGTGGGCGTGATGCTGGCGGTGTCCACCTACCCAAAAAATTGGCCCACCTTGCAAAGCCAACGCTCCGATTAGGGCGATCGCATACTCTAACCACTTGGGAACTTGGAAACTCTTATGGCTCAGTAGTCTATGATATCCCAGGCAAATACCAATGCTCCCGAATAACCAGTGGAGAAACACTAGCAAACCCAATGCTGGCCAGGAGAAGAACCAAGGAGCCAGAAGTGCTAAGGCATGAAATGTAGCAAAAAATACTACATTTGTCCAACTGAGTTGAGGTAACTTGCCTCTCTCAGGGGCGATGGCTTCGCCAACGCCTTTGGCGAACGCCCCAAAATTTGCGGTCATAAAAATTCCTGTTGATGGATGATGAAACAATTTGCCTTTTCTCGGATGCCACCCCACAAGGGATTTACCCGCACTGTATACTAATTCGTTACAGTAGAGTAAAGCAAGTATCACTTACATTTGTTATGCTAGCAGAACTCTGATACCTCTGCAAGTGCCACTTGCATTTTTCTATGTCGTCTCACCTCGTTTCCACTCGTCAACGCTTGATTCAAGCTGCACTTGAGTTGTTTTCTGCTCAGGGAGTTAGCGCTACCACAACCCGCCAAATTGCAGAAAAAGCCGAAGTCAACGAAGTGACTCTATTTCGGAATTTTGGCAATAAGCATGGACTGCTTTTAGCGGTGCTGGAAGAGTCCGCAGCCTTTAAGGATTTAGGTGAATCGCTGGTGCGGCGGGCAATGCCTCCCGGCAATGTATACCAAGCTCTGAAAGATTATGCAAGTGATAGCTTGCACGCATTAGAACGAGTGCCAGAGTTTGTCCGGTCTGTGGTGGGTGAAGCCGACCAATTCCCGGCAGAAAATCGCCGCGCACTAGGCAGGGGAGTCACAGAGGCAAACCGTTATGTAGCTCAGTATTTAGCTACTGTAATCCAGCAAGGGCACCTAAATACTTATTTACCAGCAGAAAAATTAGCTAGTTTGCTAAATGGGATGATCTTGGGATATGCCGTAATTGAGTTCACTAGCGAATTTCACGAACTTTGGGAGGATCGGGATGATTTTCTCGAAAATTTGGTGGAGTTGTTTTTACATGGAGCGATGTCATCCTCAGCAGAATCAGCAATAAACTGCTTACAAGGAGGATTCACCACTACAGAAATAGCTGATTTACCAGCTAGTTTAGTTCACGAAATTTTACAACAAGCCAGGAAATCGGGAACCCGAGATTATGCCTTGGCTTATGTGTTATTCGGGGCTGGGTTATCCGCTACAGAAATAATTCGCTTGGAGCGATCGCACCAAATCTACGACAGTCAAGGGCACTTCCTGCAAATTACAATCCCCGGATTTGTCCGTCAAGTGTCGGTAAATCAGTGGATTTTGGGCAAACGCTACGGTTCTTTTACCAATAATCCCTTAATTAAATGGTTGAAAAGTCGTAAAGATACTCAAACAGCCATGTTTTTAAATGAGACAGGTAAACCCATGACAGAATCAGAGCTTGAGACACGTTGGCAAGTATGGAGTGAGAGACTATTAACTCCCCAAGGACAAACGCCAGCGATCGCTCAGGCACAACAAACTTGGCGCGTAGAAATGTTAATGCGGGGAATTACCTTGGAAAACCTGATTATCTTAACAGGTTGCGATCGCGCCCAATTACAACCCTATGTCCGCCGAGCTAAAGAAAAAGCTGCCCTAGAGCAAGCCACCCGTTTGGACCAGAAGCCAGGATAGGGTACGCCTAAGCAATTAAAAATTAAAAATGAATAAATGCAAGGGCAGTAAGCATTTTGGTGTCGATAAATTGTTTAATTCAAGGGTTCCATAATGGCTCTTAAACCATTGCTAGAGAGTGTTTTGAGCATTTCTTTAGCGTTATATTCACTGCTAAATACTCCTGCTTGCATAACTCTTTGACCTTCCCAAACTGTGGGAAAGGCACCAGGAGCAAGCGATCGCACTAAGTCTTGATCCCTATCAGTGAGGAGTGGAACTACTACGCGATAACGGATACCGAACTGTGTCGCAGATTTACTGGCATAAGGAATACTTGCAGAACTTGTTTGCATATTGCCAGTATTACTAATGGGGATATTGTTATCGGGAAGTGGTAAAAGTGCTGACGCATTTGGGGCAGTAGCTTCTAGTATTGGCAATGGCTGCTGTGTTTGATTCCTTGTGCTGGAAACTGAATTGGATGGGTACTCAGGGGCAGTAAATT
This window contains:
- the dusB gene encoding tRNA dihydrouridine synthase DusB; this encodes MISLSPILQARLSQPLKIGSFEVKSRVLQSPLSGVTDMVFRRLVRRYAPDSMMYTEMVNATGLHYVKQLPKIMEVDPNERPISIQLFDCRPDFLAEAAIKAVAEGADTIDINMGCPVNKITKNGGGSSLLRQPEVAEAIVREVVKAVDVPVTVKTRIGWNDNEITILDFAKRMEDAGAQMITVHGRTRAQGYNGNARWEWITRVKEVLSIPVIGNGDIFSVEAAVKCLEQTGADGVMCSRGTLGYPFLVGEIDHFLKTGEILPTPTPIQRLECARDHLQALWEYKGDRGVRQARKHMTWYAKGFVGAAELRGQLSLVEKVDQGLAMIDQAIEKLANGYELEEEAEGSLVML
- a CDS encoding fatty acid desaturase, whose amino-acid sequence is MTANFGAFAKGVGEAIAPERGKLPQLSWTNVVFFATFHALALLAPWFFSWPALGLLVFLHWLFGSIGICLGYHRLLSHKSFQVPKWLEYAIALIGALALQGGPIFWVGGHRQHHAHTEDINLDPYSAQRGFWWSHILWIFYPRPEFFDYDTYKKYAPDLARQPFYCWLDRYFLLLQIPFALLLYGLGGWPFVFYGVFLRCVLLWHSTWFVNSASHLWGYRTFDANDGARNLWWVSLVTYGEGWHNNHHTYPHMAKSGLSWWEIDVTWWSILVLQTLGLAKKVVSRPPQGATHG
- a CDS encoding Rpn family recombination-promoting nuclease/putative transposase, with amino-acid sequence MKTDSIFYRLFQELPGVFFELIGNPLQTAEDYKFSSIEIKQTAFRIDGVFLPTQGEENPIYFVEVQFQTDTEIYSRLIYEICLYLRQNKPKNSWRGVVIYLNRSLDTADINNYSEFFTSNRISRIYLNELGETASLPIGIATMKLVVDEKDTAITSARRLINRTQQEINIEPQRRQLLELIETILVYKFPTMSREEIEGMFWLSDLKQTRVYQEGKEEGALKEKFRMIPLLLRLGLSYEETAKELGLSLEEVQQEMQKQPPSQDS
- a CDS encoding TetR/AcrR family transcriptional regulator codes for the protein MSSHLVSTRQRLIQAALELFSAQGVSATTTRQIAEKAEVNEVTLFRNFGNKHGLLLAVLEESAAFKDLGESLVRRAMPPGNVYQALKDYASDSLHALERVPEFVRSVVGEADQFPAENRRALGRGVTEANRYVAQYLATVIQQGHLNTYLPAEKLASLLNGMILGYAVIEFTSEFHELWEDRDDFLENLVELFLHGAMSSSAESAINCLQGGFTTTEIADLPASLVHEILQQARKSGTRDYALAYVLFGAGLSATEIIRLERSHQIYDSQGHFLQITIPGFVRQVSVNQWILGKRYGSFTNNPLIKWLKSRKDTQTAMFLNETGKPMTESELETRWQVWSERLLTPQGQTPAIAQAQQTWRVEMLMRGITLENLIILTGCDRAQLQPYVRRAKEKAALEQATRLDQKPG